One region of Flavobacterium sp. KACC 22763 genomic DNA includes:
- a CDS encoding aminotransferase class I/II-fold pyridoxal phosphate-dependent enzyme produces MKFPENLNRKIESCKQENLFRKLPVFNNLVDFSSNDYIGFSKSETIYKHTHAYLLENEIFQNGATGSRLTTGNHSLYQIAESSIAQFHEAESALIFNSGYNANLGFFSAVLQENDVVLYDELCHASIKDGIAMSKTKSSSFIHNDFEDLEKHILKFSDATIYIVTETVFSMDGDSPNLEELVQLSEKYNCYLVVDEAHALGVFGEKGEGLIQYLHLHNRIFARIVTFGKALGCQGAAVLGSTELRDYLINFARSFIYTTALSPHAVATIFTAYHQLEIEKEAIEKLRKNIVFFNQQKKMLGLKPMFVHSKSSIHSAIIPGNKNVSELSQQLQDKGFDVQCILSTIVPEGQERVRFCIHSYNSQEEINQVLEWVRDFVF; encoded by the coding sequence ATGAAGTTTCCAGAAAATCTTAATCGAAAAATAGAAAGCTGTAAACAGGAAAATCTGTTTAGAAAATTACCCGTGTTTAATAATCTGGTGGATTTCTCCTCAAACGATTATATCGGATTTTCTAAATCAGAAACTATTTACAAGCATACTCATGCTTATTTATTAGAAAATGAGATTTTTCAAAATGGAGCTACGGGTTCGAGATTGACTACTGGAAACCATTCGCTTTATCAAATTGCAGAAAGTTCTATAGCGCAATTTCACGAGGCAGAATCAGCTTTAATTTTTAATTCGGGCTACAATGCCAATTTGGGTTTTTTTAGCGCTGTGCTGCAAGAAAATGATGTTGTTTTGTATGATGAATTGTGTCATGCTTCTATAAAAGATGGAATTGCAATGTCTAAGACAAAATCATCTTCGTTTATCCATAATGATTTTGAAGATTTGGAAAAGCATATTCTTAAATTTTCAGATGCAACAATTTATATTGTAACAGAAACTGTCTTTTCTATGGATGGCGATAGTCCGAATTTGGAAGAGTTAGTACAGCTTTCAGAAAAATACAATTGTTATTTGGTCGTTGATGAAGCCCACGCTTTAGGAGTCTTTGGTGAAAAAGGAGAAGGATTGATTCAGTACTTGCATTTGCATAATAGAATTTTTGCTCGAATTGTAACTTTTGGAAAAGCTTTAGGATGTCAAGGTGCGGCAGTTTTAGGAAGTACCGAACTCAGAGATTATTTAATCAATTTTGCTCGAAGTTTTATCTATACTACTGCTTTGTCTCCTCATGCTGTTGCGACAATCTTTACAGCGTACCATCAATTAGAAATTGAAAAAGAAGCTATTGAAAAGCTTCGGAAAAATATTGTGTTTTTTAATCAGCAGAAAAAAATGTTAGGATTAAAACCAATGTTTGTTCACAGTAAATCTTCGATACATTCCGCTATTATTCCGGGAAATAAGAATGTAAGCGAGTTATCACAGCAGCTTCAGGACAAAGGGTTTGATGTTCAGTGCATTCTTTCTACTATTGTTCCAGAAGGTCAGGAACGTGTTCGTTTTTGCATTCACAGTTATAATTCGCAAGAAGAAATTAATCAAGTTTTAGAATGGGTTAGAGATTTTGTTTTTTGA
- a CDS encoding NAD(P)-dependent oxidoreductase, with translation MKNISKVAVLGGGGRTGKYLVNQLLESGFSIKLLLRNPDNFTIQNPKIEIIKGDAIDDESISLLLRDCQAVISTVGQRPGEPMVASQATKNVLMAMNEYGIQRYVLLAGLNIDTPFDKKSAKTIMATDWMKTHFPEIQKDRQFTYDLLHDSKTDWTQVRVPLIIFSDDSNEISVNLEDCLGEKITALDISKFLVKVMVESNYIRQSPFISAI, from the coding sequence ATGAAAAATATATCAAAAGTTGCTGTTCTTGGCGGTGGCGGAAGAACAGGAAAATATTTAGTAAATCAATTACTAGAAAGCGGATTTAGTATAAAACTTTTACTAAGAAATCCAGACAATTTTACTATTCAAAATCCAAAAATAGAAATTATTAAAGGAGATGCTATTGATGATGAATCAATAAGTTTATTGCTTAGAGATTGTCAAGCTGTGATCAGTACTGTTGGGCAGAGGCCTGGAGAACCTATGGTGGCAAGTCAGGCAACAAAGAATGTTTTAATGGCTATGAATGAGTATGGAATTCAAAGATATGTTCTTCTTGCGGGACTAAATATCGATACTCCGTTTGATAAAAAAAGCGCTAAAACAATTATGGCAACAGACTGGATGAAAACTCATTTTCCTGAAATCCAGAAAGACCGACAATTCACTTACGATCTTCTACATGATAGTAAGACTGATTGGACGCAAGTTCGTGTTCCGTTAATTATTTTTTCTGATGATAGTAATGAAATCTCTGTAAATCTTGAAGATTGTTTGGGAGAAAAAATTACAGCGTTGGATATATCAAAGTTTCTCGTAAAAGTGATGGTCGAGTCAAATTACATTAGACAATCACCTTTTATAAGTGCTATTTAA